The Streptococcus sanguinis genomic sequence TATTTCAGTATCTTTATTAATTTTTTCATTTTTCTTGAAATCTGTTATTCCATCTACTTTAACTTGATCAATTGTTCCATCTTTTTTTAACCACCCAAATACCAAATCATCAATTTTTTCAGTTTTTATGTTAGTGAATCCAGCTTTTTTCAGTTTTTTAACAATATCTTTATAATTTTGTTTTGAAATTTCTTTAGAAGAAAAGGGGAGACTAATTAAATTCTCATCCGCTTCGTTGGAAGCAAAAGAGTGATATGAGATAGTAATTAAGGAATCCTTTCGAAATTTATCACTACTGTTGAATTTTGTTTTTCCGTCAATTTTAACTTCTTCAACATCACCATTTTCAATGTCCCCTTCTTTAGTAAAAACTCCGAGTGGTAAATCCTTAATTTCATTGGTTTTTATATTAGTAAAACCTGCATCGTTTAACTTTTTGATAACGTTTTGATATTCTTGATATTTAGCTTCTTTACTGGAAATAGTTACCTTAATGGAATCCGTAGAATTCGCGTTGACAACATAAGCAGTTTGTAATGAAGTTAATAATAAACCGCAAGAAAGATAAATTCCTAATTTTTTCATAATAAGCTCCTTTTAACCTTTTAGTTAGAGTATAACATAACAAGTAGGACAATAATATAATTTGTAAAATTATTTCAATATTTATTTTCTTGTTATCTTCTCCGATAATAACCATTCAATTTCTGATTCTCCCAAAAGCTGTTAAAGATTCTTTCTTTCTTCTCGCGGTTAATCTCGAGGAAAAAGGCATAGATGAGGTCAATCATGAGAAGCATGGGGAATTGTGCGGAAATCCGTAGGATAAACTCAGGCTTGCTTTGAAGGGCAACAGGAACGACTTCAGTGAAGTCTTCTTGAATCTTTTCAGGTTGTCCAGTCACCAAGATGGTTTTTGCTCCCATATTTTTAGCGTCAATCAAGCTGTCAATGATGGACTGGGTCTGTCCGGATAGAGAAAATCCGATAACGAGGCAGTTCTTGTCCAGAATACTAGTTGTCCAAGCGAAGCCATCTTGGTCGGTTAGGGCTTCACAAACGACTCCCAGTCTCATGAAGCGCAGCTTCATATCACGTGCTACTAAGCCTGAGCTCCCTGTTCCAAAGAAATAAACACGGTCGGCCTCTTCTATGATTTGAGCCACTCGCTTCAGCTTTTCCTCATCTATCAGTTCTTTTGTCTGCTGGTGGATTTGATTGTAGTTGTACAAGACATGACGTGATAAGCTGCTTTGCATATTATCCGCCTCGATTTGCGACTTTTGTAGGTCCTGTAAATATTGAAAGCTAAATTCCCGATAACCTTTAAAGCCACATTTTTTGGCGAAACGGGTCAAGGCTGCTTGAGAAATGTGCAAGGTTTGAGCGACTTGCAAAGAGGGTAAATCCTCTTGAATACTATTTGGATTCAAAAAATAGTGACCAATCCTCTGTTCCAAGTCGGTCATCTTGTCAAGATGGCTCTCAATGATAGCCAAGATATTTTGCTGACTCATAAAATCACTTTCTTCATGGGATAATGTTTATTAAAAGTTTAGGGCTGTTCTGGCTGGAAGGTACATTTGAAGCCACTTTTACTATTCTGCCATTCTATATTTGTCTTAGAATTTGTTTATATTATAACATAGTTATAGACAAATAAACCGTTTGCAAGACTGAAACTTATCAAGAGTGTACAGCTGAGACTGATTTGTAAGTATTGAAATGAATCAAATCTATATGGGCTTTTCCTATCAGTTTGAGATAGATGTTTAGCAATCTCTGACTGTTTTTCTGAAAATATGTTATAATTTATGCAAGTACGAAGCTGTATTCCAGAAGATGAGTTTGCCAGATGGTTGGACAGTCAGCCAGGAATGCAGATTTTAAAATCCGTTTTCGAAGGTTTTTGAAAACGAGGGGGTGAATAGATGGCCAATGAAACACTTGAAAAAATGCAGGAAATTGAAACTGCTGCAGAAGAAGTTTTGATGGGCTCCAGGACACAGGCTCAGGAGCTGCGACAGCAGGTAGATGAAAATCTCAGACAGCTAGGTCTGACTTATGACGATGAAACGCAGAAGCTGGCTGAGGAATTAACCGCGACTTCTCAGCAAAAGTTGGTGCACCTGCAGCAAGACTTGGAGCAGACAACCCAGCAGAATGAGGACAAGGTTGCGGCTGCGCTGACAGATAAGAAAGCAGACTTGGCGCGAGTCATTGTAGAGAAGGTGGTAGAAGCCTATGGCCATTAGTCAAATGCGGCAGTTGTCTCTGCTTCTGCCCAAGGAACTGCTGGATCAGCTTCTCTTTTACCTACAGGGTTTAGAGTCGGTTCAGATTCATGACTTGCGGCAGGAAGAGGACTGGCAGGCAGCCTTTGAGCAGACTTTAGTCGGCCGACCGGATCAGCAGCTATCTCAGCAGGATTTGCTCAGTCGTCAGGAAAAGCTCGAGAGGCTAATTGCAGAGCTAGAGTCTTTTATGCCCAAAAAGAAACTGCTGGAATCCTTAAAAGAAGAGCCTTTGGAGCTGTCCTTTGCTGCTTTGGAGCAGGCAGGGAAGGCCCGAGATGAGGAGGCACTGCTGGAAGGAATCAGCAAGCAGCTCAAGGTCTTGCAAGAGGCCAAGGGTCAGATAGAAGCTGATCGCTTAGAAGTGGCTGCGCTGGAGAAGTGGGAGCCACTGGAGCTAACACCGCAAGCAGCTGCGACTTTCAGCCATCTGGGAGCTTTGATTGGGACGATTCCTAATACCGACGACGATGCTCTGCGCTTGGCTCTGGGAGCACATCCTGACCTGAAGTTTCAGGAAGTCTTTACCGATGATACGGAGCATGGGGTTCTTATTTTTTACAAGACAGGCTCTCTGGAAGAAGTACGCAAAATCTTGAAAGAGTATGGCTTTAAGCCTTTTGAGTATGACCGTGAGGAGCTACCTGCTGAGCGGGTAGCCCAGCTCAAGGCCAATATTCGACAGCAGGAGGCGGTGGCAGATGTTATGACCAAGAGTCTGGCAGCTTCCAAGAATGAACTGGATCAACTCAAGGTTCAGCTGGACTATCTCTGCAATCTCTCCTCTCGCCAAGAAAGTAAAAATCAGTTAGCCAGCACGCAAAATCTGGCAGCCTTGGAAGGCTGGATCGAAAGCAATCAGGTTCAAGCTCTTGAGGCTTGCTTGACGGAGCAGTTCGGCCAGAGCATTCTCATCCAGACCAGAGAGATTCGACAGGACGAGGAAGATAAGGTTCCGACCAAGCTTAAAAACAATGCCTTGGTGGAGCCCTTCGAGCTAGTGACGGAGATGTATTCCCTGCCTAAATATGGTGACAAGGATCCTACCCCTGTCGTTTCCCTATTTTATTTTGTATTCTTTGGCATGATGGTTGCCGACATTGGCTACGGCCTCTTGCTCTTTGTAGGCACCAGTCTGGCGCTGCACTTCTTGCATGTCAAGTCGGGACTGGCTAAGAATCTGCGATTCTTCCGCCTGTTGGGTGTGGCAGTCATCATCTGGGGGCTGGTTTATGGCTCTTTCTTTGGCTTTGAACTGCCCTTTGCTCTGATCAGTACCAGCTCTGATGCCATGACGATTCTGGTTATTTCTGTTGTCTTTGGCTTTGTTACAGTGCTGGCGGGCCTCTTCCTCAGTGGTCTGAAAAATATGCGTCTCAAGGATTATGCAGAAGCTTATAATGCAGGCTTTGCTTGGGTACTGATTTTGCTGGGGCTGCTACTCTTGGCCCTGGGAAATTTCTTCCCATCCTTGGCCTTTGCTGCAACGATTGGTCAGTGGCTGGCCATCATCAATGCTCTGGGTATACTGGCAGTATCCATTGTCAGTGCTAAGAGTTTGGCAGGCTTAGGGTCAGGTCTCTTTAATCTTTACAATGTCAGTGGCTATGTAGGAGACCTTGTCAGCTTTACGCGGCTGATGGCTCTAGGGCTTTCGGGGGCCAGCATTGGCTCGGCTTTTAACTTGATTGTCAGCCTCTTTCCACCTGTCGCTCGCTTCAGCATCGGTATTCTGCTCTTTATTGCCCTGCATTTGGTCAATATGTTTCTATCTTTTCTGTCCGGTTATGTGCACGGAGCGCGTTTGATTTTCGTGGAATTTTTCGGGAAATTCTACGACGGCGGCGGCAAGCCTTTCACTCCGCTCAAGCCTAGTGAGAAATACGTTCAGCAAAGCAAGAAATAAAGATTAGGAACTATGGTAAGAGATGAGAAGCTCATCTTTAGAAAAACACTTTCTACAACATCAAAACAAGCATTATTCATTCAATTAGCTGTTGATTTTACGATGATTACAGCATTTTCATAGGAGTAAATCATGGAACATTTAGCATCATATTTTGGAACTTACGGCGGCGCCTTTTTTGCAGGTCTGGGAGTAGCTTTGGCGGTCTTTCTCAGCGGAATGGGCTCAGCTCTGGGTGTTGGAAGCACTGGTCAGGCAGCGGCAGCCCTCTTGAAAGAGCAGCCAGAAAAATTCGCTCAAGCTCTGATTCTGCAGCTTTTGCCAGGTACCCAAGGTCTCTACGGCTTTGTTATCGGGATTACCGTCTTCTTTAATATCAAGCCGGAATTGGCTCTGCAATCAGGCGTGGCTTATTTCCTAGCAGCTCTGCCAGTTGCGATTGTTGGTTACTTTTCAGCCAAGCATCAAGGACGAGTGGCGACAGCTGGTATTCAGATTTTGGCCAAGCGTCCGGAAGAGGTCATGAAAGGGGTTATCCTAGCGGCTATGGTTGAAACCTACGCGATCTTGGCCTTCGTTGTATCCTTCATCATGGTTCTGAATGTGAAGTAAGGAGGCTTTTATGTCTGACATGTCAGATCTCAAAGTTTCTGTCTTGGAGCAAGCTCACGAAAAGGGGCGTCTGCTTTTGGCCGAGGCTACTGAGAAAATAGAACAGGAAGCCAAGGAACGTGAGGCCCAGCTAGTTCGGCAAAAGCTTGGACAGAGGGAGCAGCAGCTGAAAGAAATCAGTCGGCGCAGTCAGCGCGATATTCAGCAGCTGGAAAATCAAAAGCGCCAGTCTACTCTGGTCATAAAGCAGCGGGTTCTCAGAGAGCTTTTTGAGGAGGCCTATGCTCAGATGGCGGCTTGGCCACCAGCTGAAGAAGAGCATTTTCTAAAGAGTGTCCTGGCCAAATACCCAGAGGAAGAGATGGCACTAGTTTTCGGTGCTCTATCAGCTGAGAAATTCAGCTCCAGCCAGTTAGAAGACTTGAAAAAAGCCTTTCCGCAAGTACACTTTTCAGACCAGTCCATAGCCGGTCAGGCAGGCTTTGTATTGAGCCAAGGACGAGTGGATGATAGTTATCTCTATCGCGACTTGCTGGACTCTGTCTGGCAGGAGGAAAGCTACCGTCTGGCTCAGGACATTTTCAAAGACCAGGCAGAATAGGAGGCGGACCATGAGTGAAACAAGCTTCTCTCAAGTCAATACAGCCATTAGTGTGCAGGAGGCTTCCTTTTTGACGCCCCAGCAATATGATCAGTTGCTGCAGGCTGACGATCCTGCCAGTCGTTCGGCTCTTCTGCAGGGAACGGTCTATGCCATGGATGCTGAAGCGATCAAGGATCTCAATGCCATTGAGCAAGTACTGATGAAGCATTTGTATTCTGTTTATAATTGGGCGCTTGAGATCAGTCCAAGTAAGGAGTTAGTGGAGATTTTCACGCTCCGCTATACCTACCACAATCTCAAAGTTTTTCTCAAGGGTCGGGCGACAGGTCAGTCATTGGAGCATTTGCTGATGCCGGTGGGGACCTATTCGTTGGAGGTTTTAGAGCACCTGGTCATGGCCTTTTCGGCTGAGTATTGTCCAGATTTCATGCTGGACGAGGTGCTTGCGACCTGGCAGGAATACCAGGATTATCAGGATGTGCGCGTCTTGGAGATTGGCATGGATATGGCTTATTTCCAGCATCTCAAGCGCCTGACACAGGAGTTGGAAGATGAGAGCCTGCTGCAGCTGGTGAATCTGACTATTGATTTTTATAATGCCATCACCGTTAAGCGGGCTGTTGACTTGGGAAAACCGCGCAGCTTTATGAGGCAGCTCCTGTCTGATGAAGGGAGCCTCTCTGCTGCCAACTGGATTGCCATGGCAGAGCAGGGAGATTTCTTGACATGGTTCAGCCAGATCAATCCCTGTGGTTACGATTTGGATCTGCGCTCCTATGAGGAGAAAATGAGGAACCAGACCTTGACGACAGTAGAGCTAGAATATCTAGCGGACCTCTTGCAGGCCAAGTTGCTGGCGACTGGTCAGTTTGAGACAGATGGCCCGCTTCCTCTGGCCCGCTATCTGCTGGGCAAGGAGTTGGAAGTCAAGAATCTGCGGCTGATTTTGACCGGTATGGACAATCAGCTGCCAGTAGAGCTTATCAGAGAAAGGATGCGATCGATTTATGGACAAGACTAGCTACAAGATTGCTGTCGTGGGGAATCGTGATACCATTCTCCCTTTTAAGCTGATTGGTTTTCAGACCTTTCCGGTGAAGGAAGCTCAGGAGACGGTCAATACCCTGCGTCGGCTCGCTCGTGAAGATTTCGGCATTATCTATCTGACGGAGGATATGGCTGCGGATATTCCAGAAACCCTGGCCTACTATGATCAGCTGGAGATTCCTGCTCTTGTGCTCATTCCTACTCATAAGGGGAGCACGGGACTGGCTCTTTCGCGGATTCATGAAAATGTCGAAAAGGCTGTTGGACAGGATATATTGTGAGGTTTTTATGCGAATCAATCAACTAGGTCAACCCATTGGGAATGCTCTGCCGGATTTTCAGCCGGGGGACTTGCCTAACTTGGAGCGAATCGAAGGCCAGTATGTTATTATCGAGCGTTTGTCCAAGGACAAGCATGGGGCGGATTTGTATGAAGTGTATGGCCCAGATTCTCCTGCGGATATGTGGACCTATCTATTTCAAAATCCTGCTCAAAATCAGGAAGAATGGTCCCAGAAGCTAGAACAGATGCTGGCAGCACAGGATCGTTTTCACTATGCGATTGTGGATAAGGAGAGCGGTAAGACTTTAGGAACTTTTGCCTTGATGAGGATTGACCGAAATAACCGCGTTATCGAAGTGGGAGCTGTGACCTATTCGCCTAAGCTGAAGCGCACCAGACTGGCTACAGAAGCCCAGTACTTACTAGCACGCTATGTCTTTGAAGAGCTGGAGTATCGTCGCTATGAATGGAAATGCGACTCCCTCAATCAGCCTTCAAGGCGGGCAGCAGAGCGGCTTGGTTTCACTTATGAAGGTAGGTTTCGTCAGGCTATTGTCTATAAGGGGCGCAACCGAGATACTGACTGGCTGTCTATGATTGACAAGGATTGGCCGGTCGTCAAGAGCCGTCTAGAAAAATGGTTGAGCCCAGACAATTTCGACGAAAAGGGCCAGCAAATAAAAGCCTTATCTGATTTTTAAAATAAAAAGTAACAATCCTTGCCCTAGAGCTAGCTAAGAAGAATTTCAAACTCGCGGCAAGAATCAAAAAATACTCTTTGGAAATGAATTTCAAACTGTTACTTAGTTTGAGCTTTGATTTTCATGGAGAATTAAGAAAAATCTCCCAAGAATGGAGGAAGATTGTGAGTCAAGGAAAGATTATCAAAGTTTCTGGTCCTCTGGTGCTGGCATCAGGGATGCAGGAAGCGAATATTCAGGATATCTGCCGGGTTGGCGATTTGGGGCTGATCGGTGAAATTATTGAAATGCGGCGGGACCAAGCCTCTATTCAGGTTTATGAAGAAACTTCTGGCTTGGGTCCGGGAGAGCCGGTCATCACGACTGGAAGTCCTCTGTCCGTTGAGCTGGGACCAGGTCTGATTTCTCAGATGTTTGACGGGATTCAGCGGCCTTTGGAGCGTTTCCAGACCATCACGGCAAGCGACTTCCTCGTTCGCGGTGTCCAACTGCCAAATCTAGACCGAGAGGCTAAGTGGGATTTTGTTCCAAGTCTGTCTGTTGGAGATGCAGTTGAGGCTGGCGATATTCTGGGCACGGTGCAGGAGACCAATCTGGTGGAGCACCGCATCATGGTGCCAGTCGGCGTCAGTGGACGATTGGCTAATATCTCAGCTGACAGTTTCACTGTTGAAGAGACTGTTTATGAGATTGAGCAGGCGGACGGTTCTGTCTTTAAAGGGACTCTCATGCAAAAATGGCCGGTCCGTCGTGGGCGTCCTTTTGCTCAGAAGCTGATTCCGGTTGAGCCTTTGGTGACAGGTCAGCGGGTCATTGATACCTTCTTCCCAGTGACCAAGGGCGGAGCAGCTGCTGTACCAGGACCATTCGGGGCTGGTAAGACTGTGGTTCAGCACCAGGTGGCCAAGTTTGCCAATGTTGACATCGTTATCTATGTCGGCTGCGGTGAGCGTGGCAATGAGATGACTGACGTACTTAATGAATTTCCAGAACTAATCGACCCGGCGACAGGCCAGTCCATCATGCAGCGAACGGTGCTGATTGCCAACACCTCCAATATGCCGGTGGCAGCCCGGGAAGCGTCGATTTACACAGGGATTACTATCGCAGAATACTTCCGTGACATGGGTTATTCTGTGGCCATCATGGCGGACTCCACCTCTCGCTGGGCAGAAGCCCTGCGGGAAATGTCCGGCCGTCTGGAAGAAATGCCGGGTGACGAAGGCTATCCAGCCTATCTTGGCAGCCGGATTGCTGAGTACTATGAGCGGGCAGGCCGGGTCAAGACACTCGGTTCAACTGCGCGCGAAGGCTCTATAACCGCTATCGGAGCCGTATCACCTCCGGGCGGCGATATTTCTGAGCCGGTGACGCAAAATACCCTGCGAATTGTCAAGGTCTTCTGGGGCTTGGATGCCCAGCTGGCTCAACGCCGGCATTTCCCAGCTATCAACTGGCTGAGCTCATACTCACTCTATCTAGACGAAGTGGGAGCATATATCGACCAGCATGAGAAGATTGCTTGGGCGGAAAAGGTGACCAAGGCCATGAATATCCTGCAAAAGGAAAGCGAACTGCAGGAAATCGTGCGTTTGGTGGGCTTAGATTCCTTGTCTGAGAAGGACCGGCTGACCATGAATGCAGCCAAGATGATCCGCGAGGACTATCTGCAGCAGAATGCCTTTGATGATGTGGACACCTATACTTCTTTCAAAAAACAGGTGGCTTTATTGAGCAATATCCTGACCTTCGATGCGGAGGCCAATCGTGCCTTGGAGCTGGGAGCTTATTTCCGGGAAATCATGGAAGGAACGGTGGAGCTGCGTGACCGAATTGCCCGCAGCAAGTTTATTCATGAAGACCAGCTGGAAAAAATTCAGGCTCTCAGTCAGACTATCGAGGAAACCCTGCACCAGATTCTTGCCCAAGGAGGACTAGACAATGAGCGTCATTAAAGAATACCGCACCGTCAGTGAAGTTGTCGGCCCTCTGATGATTGTCGACCAAGTCGCTGGCGTGCATTTCAATGAATTGGTAGAAATCCAGCTGCATGACGGCAGCAAGCGTCAGGGCCAGGTTCTGGAAGTCCAAGAAGACAAGGCTATGGTCCAGCTTTTTGAGGGATCAAGCGGTATCAATCTGGAAAAAGCCAAGGTCCGCTTTACCGGTCGACCGCTAGAGCTGCCAGTGTCAGAAGACATGGTGGGACGGATTTTCAATGGAATGGGCAAGCCAATTGATGGCGGCCCAGCTATTTTGCCAGAAAAATATCTGGATATTGACGGTCAAGCCATCAATCCAGTAGCTCGCGATTATCCGGATGAGTTTATTCAGACTGGAATTTCGGCCATCGACCACCTCAATACCTTGGTTCGGGGACAAAAATTGCCAGTATTTTCTGGCTCTGGTCTGCCCCACAAGGAATTAGCTGCTCAAATCGCCCGTCAGGCAACTGTGCTCAACTCTGATGAAAACTTCGCCGTGGTCTTTGCGGCCATGGGTATTACCTTTGAAGAAGCCGAGTTCTTCATGAATGACCTCCGGGAGACGGGAGCCATTGACCGCTCGGTGCTCTTTATCAATCTGGCTAATGATCCGGCTATCGAGCGGATTGCAACGCCGCGGATTGCCCTGACAGCAGCCGAGTACCTAGCTTATGAAAAGGACATGCACGTTCTGGTCATCATGACTGACATGACCAACTACTGTGAAGCCCTGCGGGAAGTTTCCGCAGCTCGTCGTGAGGTGCCGGGCCGTCGTGGGTATCCGGGTTACCTCTATACTAACCTATCCACCCTTTATGAGCGGGCTGGACGTCTGGTCGGCAAGAAAGGCTCGGTGACGCAGATTCCGATCCTGTCCATGCCAGAGGATGACATTACCCATCCGATTCCAGACTTGACGGGTTATATTACGGAAGGTCAGATTATCCTTTCACGCGACCTTTACAACAGTGGCTATCGTCCGCCAATCAATGTCCTGCCATCTCTGTCTCGTCTCAAGGACAAGGGCTCAGGTGAGGGTAAGACTAGGGGAGACCATGCCGCAACTATGAACCAATTATTTGCTGCCTATGCGCAAGGCAAGCAGGCCAAGGAGTTGGCTGTCGTTCTGGGGGAATCCGCCCTGTCCGAAACGGACAAGCTCTATGTCCGCTTTACCGACCGCTTCGAGCAGGAATACATCAATCAAGGTTTCCAGACCAACCGAACCATCGAGGAAAGCTTGGATCTGGGCTGGGAACTCCTGTCCATCTTACCTAGAACGGAGCTTAAGCGGATCAAGGACGATATGATTGACCAATACCTGCCGCAGACCAAGGAGGAAGAAAGATGACGCGACTCAATGTCAAGCCGACTCGGATGGAGCTAAATAACTTAAAAGCCCGTCTCAAAACGGCTGTCCGTGGGCATAAATTGCTCAAGGACAAGCGGGATGAGCTGATGCGGCGCTTCATTGAGTCTGTCCGTGAGAACAATCAGCTTCGCCAAAAGGTCGAATCCGCTCTGGTTGGCCATCTGCAGGATTTTGTCATGGCCAAGGCGCTGGAGAGCGATCTCATGGTCAAGGAAATTTTCGCTGTGCCCATGCGGGAAGTCAATCTGCATGTGGAGACTGAGAATATCATGAGTGTGCGCGTGCCCAAGATGTACGCCCATATTGACAATCCGCATACTGATGACGAGGGAGACGTGGTTTATAGCTATGTGGCGTCTAACAGCCAGATGGATGAAACCATTGAAAGCATGAGCGATCTGCTTCCTGACCTGCTGCGACTGGCTGAAATTGAGAAAAGCTGCCAGCTCATGGCGGATGAAATCGAGAAAACCCGCCGTCGGGTCAACGGACTAGAGTATGCTACCATCCCTGACCTCAAAGAAACTATCTACTACATCGAGATGAAGCTAGAAGAAGCCGAACGAGCCAGCCTCGTCCGAATGATGAAGGTGAAATAAGATGTGTAGGCGTTAAAAAACGACTGAAAAACAGGAACTGGACGATGGATTCGATGAATCCGAGCCAGTTCTCTTTTTTTCGAGTTTTTAGCTGTAGCTCGATTTAGCTGAGCTAACCTAGACTGAATAGATCTATTCACAGCAAAAATAGGAAAATAGACGAAGAAGTGACAGCTTCTAGGAGATTTTATCTTTTTTGCCCAGAGCTTAGGTCGGGTTCAGTTCACCAGAGTAGAAAAAATTCAAATAAGCCCAAAAGAAAAAACAGAACCTCTCTAAATGGGGTTCTTTTGCTTGTTGCCTGTTTTTATATGTTACAAACAAATCTCCATATTACAGGGGGCAGACAGTTTTGTTAAATAGGTCGAAAAAGGCTTTTTTCTTAGAAGATTTATGGTAAGATGGTTTTCGTATCATGAATGATTAGGAAGGTGCATTTTGCATATGAAAATGAATAAGAAATTACTTTTGGCTTCAACTGTTGCTTTGTCAGCATTGCCTTTGTTGACAACGCGAGCTGAGGAGCAGCCACAAAACTGGACTGCCAGAACAGTTGAGCAAATTAAAGCGGATATTACGAGCAATGAAAACCAACAAACTTA encodes the following:
- a CDS encoding MurR/RpiR family transcriptional regulator, producing MSQQNILAIIESHLDKMTDLEQRIGHYFLNPNSIQEDLPSLQVAQTLHISQAALTRFAKKCGFKGYREFSFQYLQDLQKSQIEADNMQSSLSRHVLYNYNQIHQQTKELIDEEKLKRVAQIIEEADRVYFFGTGSSGLVARDMKLRFMRLGVVCEALTDQDGFAWTTSILDKNCLVIGFSLSGQTQSIIDSLIDAKNMGAKTILVTGQPEKIQEDFTEVVPVALQSKPEFILRISAQFPMLLMIDLIYAFFLEINREKKERIFNSFWENQKLNGYYRRR
- a CDS encoding V-type ATP synthase subunit A; amino-acid sequence: MSQGKIIKVSGPLVLASGMQEANIQDICRVGDLGLIGEIIEMRRDQASIQVYEETSGLGPGEPVITTGSPLSVELGPGLISQMFDGIQRPLERFQTITASDFLVRGVQLPNLDREAKWDFVPSLSVGDAVEAGDILGTVQETNLVEHRIMVPVGVSGRLANISADSFTVEETVYEIEQADGSVFKGTLMQKWPVRRGRPFAQKLIPVEPLVTGQRVIDTFFPVTKGGAAAVPGPFGAGKTVVQHQVAKFANVDIVIYVGCGERGNEMTDVLNEFPELIDPATGQSIMQRTVLIANTSNMPVAAREASIYTGITIAEYFRDMGYSVAIMADSTSRWAEALREMSGRLEEMPGDEGYPAYLGSRIAEYYERAGRVKTLGSTAREGSITAIGAVSPPGGDISEPVTQNTLRIVKVFWGLDAQLAQRRHFPAINWLSSYSLYLDEVGAYIDQHEKIAWAEKVTKAMNILQKESELQEIVRLVGLDSLSEKDRLTMNAAKMIREDYLQQNAFDDVDTYTSFKKQVALLSNILTFDAEANRALELGAYFREIMEGTVELRDRIARSKFIHEDQLEKIQALSQTIEETLHQILAQGGLDNERH
- a CDS encoding GNAT family N-acetyltransferase, producing MRINQLGQPIGNALPDFQPGDLPNLERIEGQYVIIERLSKDKHGADLYEVYGPDSPADMWTYLFQNPAQNQEEWSQKLEQMLAAQDRFHYAIVDKESGKTLGTFALMRIDRNNRVIEVGAVTYSPKLKRTRLATEAQYLLARYVFEELEYRRYEWKCDSLNQPSRRAAERLGFTYEGRFRQAIVYKGRNRDTDWLSMIDKDWPVVKSRLEKWLSPDNFDEKGQQIKALSDF
- a CDS encoding V-type ATP synthase subunit I, whose protein sequence is MAISQMRQLSLLLPKELLDQLLFYLQGLESVQIHDLRQEEDWQAAFEQTLVGRPDQQLSQQDLLSRQEKLERLIAELESFMPKKKLLESLKEEPLELSFAALEQAGKARDEEALLEGISKQLKVLQEAKGQIEADRLEVAALEKWEPLELTPQAAATFSHLGALIGTIPNTDDDALRLALGAHPDLKFQEVFTDDTEHGVLIFYKTGSLEEVRKILKEYGFKPFEYDREELPAERVAQLKANIRQQEAVADVMTKSLAASKNELDQLKVQLDYLCNLSSRQESKNQLASTQNLAALEGWIESNQVQALEACLTEQFGQSILIQTREIRQDEEDKVPTKLKNNALVEPFELVTEMYSLPKYGDKDPTPVVSLFYFVFFGMMVADIGYGLLLFVGTSLALHFLHVKSGLAKNLRFFRLLGVAVIIWGLVYGSFFGFELPFALISTSSDAMTILVISVVFGFVTVLAGLFLSGLKNMRLKDYAEAYNAGFAWVLILLGLLLLALGNFFPSLAFAATIGQWLAIINALGILAVSIVSAKSLAGLGSGLFNLYNVSGYVGDLVSFTRLMALGLSGASIGSAFNLIVSLFPPVARFSIGILLFIALHLVNMFLSFLSGYVHGARLIFVEFFGKFYDGGGKPFTPLKPSEKYVQQSKK
- a CDS encoding V-type ATP synthase subunit F yields the protein MDKTSYKIAVVGNRDTILPFKLIGFQTFPVKEAQETVNTLRRLAREDFGIIYLTEDMAADIPETLAYYDQLEIPALVLIPTHKGSTGLALSRIHENVEKAVGQDIL
- a CDS encoding V-type ATP synthase subunit B, whose translation is MSVIKEYRTVSEVVGPLMIVDQVAGVHFNELVEIQLHDGSKRQGQVLEVQEDKAMVQLFEGSSGINLEKAKVRFTGRPLELPVSEDMVGRIFNGMGKPIDGGPAILPEKYLDIDGQAINPVARDYPDEFIQTGISAIDHLNTLVRGQKLPVFSGSGLPHKELAAQIARQATVLNSDENFAVVFAAMGITFEEAEFFMNDLRETGAIDRSVLFINLANDPAIERIATPRIALTAAEYLAYEKDMHVLVIMTDMTNYCEALREVSAARREVPGRRGYPGYLYTNLSTLYERAGRLVGKKGSVTQIPILSMPEDDITHPIPDLTGYITEGQIILSRDLYNSGYRPPINVLPSLSRLKDKGSGEGKTRGDHAATMNQLFAAYAQGKQAKELAVVLGESALSETDKLYVRFTDRFEQEYINQGFQTNRTIEESLDLGWELLSILPRTELKRIKDDMIDQYLPQTKEEER
- a CDS encoding DUF4839 domain-containing protein; the protein is MKKLGIYLSCGLLLTSLQTAYVVNANSTDSIKVTISSKEAKYQEYQNVIKKLNDAGFTNIKTNEIKDLPLGVFTKEGDIENGDVEEVKIDGKTKFNSSDKFRKDSLITISYHSFASNEADENLISLPFSSKEISKQNYKDIVKKLKKAGFTNIKTEKIDDLVFGWLKKDGTIDQVKVDGITDFKKNEKINKDTEIIVSYHTFPEQTTEEKSPVSDVENSSAAASTEKNIQNSSSSTQEVITTENNAEFASILQTDEEGKIKEFTKKYSGKVVEFDGYIADIQRLTNTKYNADVLIYAGDTGALTGPAFQLHRVSLTNLSKQGVTGINQNVHIKATIVPRDNYLFGLDPIEVKPR
- a CDS encoding V-type ATP synthase subunit D, whose translation is MTRLNVKPTRMELNNLKARLKTAVRGHKLLKDKRDELMRRFIESVRENNQLRQKVESALVGHLQDFVMAKALESDLMVKEIFAVPMREVNLHVETENIMSVRVPKMYAHIDNPHTDDEGDVVYSYVASNSQMDETIESMSDLLPDLLRLAEIEKSCQLMADEIEKTRRRVNGLEYATIPDLKETIYYIEMKLEEAERASLVRMMKVK
- a CDS encoding V-type ATP synthase subunit K produces the protein MEHLASYFGTYGGAFFAGLGVALAVFLSGMGSALGVGSTGQAAAALLKEQPEKFAQALILQLLPGTQGLYGFVIGITVFFNIKPELALQSGVAYFLAALPVAIVGYFSAKHQGRVATAGIQILAKRPEEVMKGVILAAMVETYAILAFVVSFIMVLNVK
- a CDS encoding V-type ATPase subunit, producing the protein MSETSFSQVNTAISVQEASFLTPQQYDQLLQADDPASRSALLQGTVYAMDAEAIKDLNAIEQVLMKHLYSVYNWALEISPSKELVEIFTLRYTYHNLKVFLKGRATGQSLEHLLMPVGTYSLEVLEHLVMAFSAEYCPDFMLDEVLATWQEYQDYQDVRVLEIGMDMAYFQHLKRLTQELEDESLLQLVNLTIDFYNAITVKRAVDLGKPRSFMRQLLSDEGSLSAANWIAMAEQGDFLTWFSQINPCGYDLDLRSYEEKMRNQTLTTVELEYLADLLQAKLLATGQFETDGPLPLARYLLGKELEVKNLRLILTGMDNQLPVELIRERMRSIYGQD